The Sphingobium aromaticiconvertens genome has a segment encoding these proteins:
- the rpsK gene encoding 30S ribosomal protein S11, with the protein MAREPQRIKRRERKNISAGVAHVNASFNNTMITITDAQGNTISWSSAGMMGFKGSRKSTPYAAQVCAEDAGRKASEHGVRTLEVEVKGPGSGRESALRALQAVGFHITSIRDVTPIPHNGVRPSKRRRV; encoded by the coding sequence ATGGCACGGGAACCTCAGCGCATTAAGCGGCGCGAGCGCAAGAACATCTCGGCAGGCGTCGCGCATGTGAACGCCAGCTTCAACAACACGATGATCACCATCACGGACGCCCAGGGCAACACCATTTCATGGTCCTCGGCGGGCATGATGGGCTTCAAGGGCAGCCGTAAGTCGACCCCCTATGCCGCGCAGGTTTGTGCGGAAGATGCGGGCCGCAAGGCATCCGAACATGGCGTTCGGACGCTGGAAGTCGAAGTGAAGGGCCCCGGCTCGGGCCGTGAATCGGCTCTGCGCGCGCTTCAGGCGGTTGGCTTCCACATCACGTCGATCCGTGACGTGACGCCGATCCCGCACAATGGCGTGCGTCCTTCCAAGCGTCGCCGCGTTTAA
- the rpsM gene encoding 30S ribosomal protein S13, with protein MARIAGVNIPTNKRVIIALTYIHGIGRKTAVDIATKLGIDHSRRVQDLSDAEVLQIRETIDADLTVEGDLRRNTAMNIKRLMDLACYRGLRHRKGLPVRGQRTHTNARTRKGKAKAIAGKKK; from the coding sequence ATGGCTCGTATTGCGGGTGTCAACATCCCGACCAACAAGCGCGTGATCATCGCGCTCACCTACATCCACGGCATCGGTCGCAAGACTGCCGTTGATATCGCCACCAAGCTGGGCATCGACCACAGCCGCCGCGTTCAGGACCTGTCGGACGCCGAAGTCCTTCAGATCCGTGAAACGATCGACGCCGACCTGACGGTCGAAGGCGATCTGCGCCGGAACACCGCGATGAACATCAAGCGGTTGATGGATCTGGCCTGCTATCGCGGCCTGCGTCACCGTAAGGGCCTGCCGGTTCGTGGTCAGCGCACGCATACCAATGCGCGCACCCGCAAGGGCAAGGCGAAGGCAATCGCAGGCAAGAAGAAGTAA
- a CDS encoding YnfA family protein — protein sequence MTALAYIGAALAEIAGCFAFWAWLKMGKSIWWLVPGMMSLALFGWLLTLVDTDQAGRAYAAYGGVYITAAIVWLWIIEGVRPDRWDVCGAIVSLAGAAIILLGPRSA from the coding sequence ATGACTGCCCTTGCTTATATCGGTGCCGCGCTTGCGGAGATTGCAGGCTGCTTCGCCTTTTGGGCGTGGCTGAAGATGGGCAAGTCCATCTGGTGGCTGGTGCCAGGCATGATGTCTTTGGCGCTGTTCGGCTGGCTTCTGACCCTTGTGGATACTGATCAGGCGGGACGGGCCTATGCCGCTTACGGCGGCGTCTATATCACGGCCGCAATCGTCTGGCTCTGGATCATAGAGGGGGTGCGGCCCGACCGATGGGATGTGTGCGGCGCCATTGTCTCCTTGGCCGGGGCGGCGATTATCTTGCTTGGTCCCCGTTCCGCCTAA
- a CDS encoding murein hydrolase activator EnvC family protein yields MTGAVAIGLVTVGAGAQDIVLQGLGRTSLQQEQSALKAARQQAEDARDRSQRLDQQAGQAREDAERARRHAAAMAARIQEAEADIQMAQARLAIIARLQRAQAVRLAERQEPVVKLTAALQMMARRPLALALVQPGSMTDAVHMRAVLGAVLPVIRERTAGLRAELDRSRALRATAQQAADALTDSRMKLTQRQSDLRALEARKRVAAQALRSDAGLEEDRAVALGERARDIVDLMDQLESAGDLRDRLAALSGPILRPARPDQAGVISGGETPERATAASGPPPYRLPVVGQLVTGMGEVSTSGVRSRGLTLATQPSAQLVAPTAGRIAFAGPYRGYGQILIIDHGQGWTTLLTGLHRLSVNVGETVRQGDPVGIAGSGRPTITIELRRNGRPIDIVPLVGLG; encoded by the coding sequence ATGACCGGTGCGGTCGCGATCGGCCTTGTCACGGTGGGGGCGGGGGCACAGGATATCGTGCTTCAGGGCCTTGGCCGAACCAGTCTGCAACAGGAGCAGTCCGCGCTCAAGGCTGCACGGCAACAGGCGGAGGATGCGCGCGACCGATCGCAGCGCCTCGATCAACAGGCGGGGCAGGCGCGCGAAGACGCCGAACGCGCCCGCCGTCATGCCGCCGCGATGGCTGCGCGTATTCAGGAGGCCGAGGCCGACATTCAGATGGCGCAGGCGCGCCTTGCCATCATTGCCCGGCTTCAGCGCGCGCAGGCGGTGCGGCTGGCCGAGCGGCAGGAGCCGGTCGTGAAGCTGACCGCCGCGCTTCAGATGATGGCGCGACGGCCACTGGCGCTGGCGCTGGTCCAGCCCGGTTCCATGACCGATGCGGTGCATATGCGGGCGGTGCTTGGCGCGGTGCTGCCTGTGATTCGGGAGCGCACGGCGGGACTGCGCGCCGAACTGGATCGCAGCCGGGCGCTGCGCGCCACCGCGCAGCAGGCCGCCGACGCGCTGACCGACAGTCGCATGAAGCTGACCCAGCGCCAGTCCGATCTGCGCGCGTTGGAGGCACGCAAGCGTGTCGCCGCGCAGGCGCTGCGTTCCGACGCGGGGCTGGAGGAGGATCGCGCTGTGGCGCTGGGCGAACGGGCGCGGGATATTGTCGACCTGATGGACCAACTGGAGTCGGCGGGTGATTTGCGCGACCGGCTTGCTGCCCTCTCAGGCCCGATCCTGCGCCCAGCGCGGCCCGATCAGGCCGGCGTGATTTCTGGTGGCGAGACGCCTGAGCGCGCGACCGCTGCCAGCGGTCCGCCGCCCTATCGCCTGCCTGTCGTCGGCCAGCTTGTGACCGGCATGGGCGAGGTGTCGACCAGCGGCGTGCGCTCACGTGGCCTGACGCTTGCCACCCAGCCCAGCGCGCAACTGGTTGCGCCGACGGCTGGCCGCATCGCCTTTGCCGGCCCCTATCGCGGCTATGGCCAGATCCTCATCATCGACCATGGTCAGGGTTGGACAACCTTGCTCACCGGCCTGCATCGCCTGTCCGTGAATGTGGGTGAGACGGTGCGTCAGGGCGATCCCGTCGGCATCGCCGGGTCGGGTCGCCCAACCATCACCATCGAACTGCGCCGCAATGGCCGCCCGATCGACATCGTGCCGCTGGTGGGGCTGGGGTAG
- a CDS encoding 23S rRNA (pseudouridine(1915)-N(3))-methyltransferase RlmH encodes MLLHIIARGKIGRSPEGELVDRYVKRLTLPHKITELPDRGGKLPPVSAGTVIVMLDEKGRQLSSMEFARRIEGWRDAGTRECRFLIGAADGFGDAERAGADLLIAFGGMTWPHMMARAMLAEQLWRATSILANHPYHREG; translated from the coding sequence ATGCTCCTCCACATCATTGCGCGCGGCAAGATCGGGCGCTCGCCGGAAGGTGAACTGGTCGATCGCTATGTGAAGCGGCTGACCTTGCCGCATAAAATTACCGAACTCCCCGATCGGGGTGGCAAGCTGCCGCCTGTATCTGCGGGCACTGTCATCGTCATGCTGGACGAAAAGGGGCGTCAGCTCTCCTCGATGGAGTTTGCCCGGCGGATCGAGGGGTGGCGCGACGCGGGTACACGCGAATGCCGCTTCCTGATCGGTGCGGCGGACGGTTTTGGTGATGCGGAACGCGCGGGCGCTGATCTGCTGATCGCCTTTGGCGGGATGACCTGGCCGCACATGATGGCCCGCGCCATGCTGGCCGAACAATTGTGGCGGGCGACAAGTATCCTTGCCAATCACCCCTATCATCGCGAAGGATAG
- the rsfS gene encoding ribosome silencing factor, translated as MTRPQPANDAAHGADSVAALHALVLQSLDDDQAQETISIPLEGKSSIADYMVIASGRSSRQVAAIAQHLAERVKQTTGRPVRVEGLPVADWVLIDAGDVIVHLFKPEVRSFYNLERMWGFVDTPAAGTA; from the coding sequence TTGACCAGACCCCAACCTGCCAACGATGCGGCGCATGGCGCCGATAGTGTGGCCGCCCTGCATGCGCTTGTCCTTCAGTCGCTCGACGACGATCAGGCGCAGGAAACCATCTCCATCCCCCTGGAAGGCAAGAGCAGCATCGCCGATTATATGGTGATCGCGAGCGGTCGTTCGTCGCGTCAGGTCGCGGCGATCGCCCAGCATCTGGCCGAACGCGTCAAGCAGACGACCGGGCGTCCCGTCCGCGTTGAAGGCCTGCCGGTTGCCGACTGGGTGCTGATCGATGCGGGCGACGTGATCGTCCATCTGTTCAAGCCGGAGGTGCGCAGCTTCTACAATCTGGAACGGATGTGGGGCTTCGTCGACACGCCGGCGGCGGGCACGGCCTGA
- a CDS encoding nicotinate-nucleotide adenylyltransferase: MKRIGLLGGSFNPAHGGHRAISLFAAQALGLDEVWWLVSPGNPLKPRAGMAPLRARLARAQKIARGAPIRASAIEAVLGTRYTADTLRALVQRFPRNRFIWLMGGDNLAQFSEWRDWRGIARRMPIAVIARPGYDRDARGSVATGWLRRFVRPARQSADWTNWRPPALVLMRFRPDPRSATLLRQADPLWHREYEFARVRDPLTRRLIV; encoded by the coding sequence ATGAAGCGTATCGGACTGCTGGGCGGATCGTTCAATCCCGCGCATGGGGGGCACAGGGCCATATCCCTGTTCGCGGCGCAAGCGCTTGGATTGGATGAGGTGTGGTGGCTGGTGTCGCCGGGCAATCCGCTCAAGCCCAGGGCGGGCATGGCGCCGCTCCGCGCACGATTGGCACGGGCGCAGAAAATCGCGCGCGGCGCCCCGATTCGTGCCAGCGCGATAGAGGCCGTGTTGGGTACCCGCTATACTGCTGATACGCTGCGCGCACTAGTCCAGCGCTTTCCCCGCAACCGCTTCATCTGGTTGATGGGCGGGGACAATCTGGCCCAGTTTAGCGAGTGGCGGGACTGGCGGGGGATTGCCCGGCGAATGCCCATTGCCGTAATCGCCCGGCCGGGCTATGATAGGGATGCTCGTGGTTCCGTGGCTACGGGTTGGCTACGGCGCTTCGTCCGGCCCGCGCGCCAGAGTGCAGACTGGACGAATTGGAGACCGCCGGCGCTCGTGCTTATGCGCTTTCGCCCTGATCCAAGATCGGCAACCCTGCTCCGGCAGGCTGACCCCCTCTGGCATCGCGAATATGAATTTGCACGTGTGCGCGACCCGCTCACGCGTCGGCTGATCGTCTAG
- a CDS encoding S41 family peptidase, producing MKTAFLQGAVALGAIALIPATTAALADAEGSSYKALDEFMDVFQKVRTDYVEKVDDEKLIKGAIDGMLASLDPHSSFLDARDFQNLRTQTEGSYGGLGLSVTQEDGAVKVIAPTQDTPAYRAGIKSGDYITHLDGQLIYGGTLDEAVDKMRGAPGTSIKLTIVRTGRDKPIELTLTREIIQIKPVKWEVKNGIGVINIVSFSANTGADVKSAIRSIDKSLGHKPTGYILDLRSNPGGLLDEAVTTSDVFLERGEIVSQRGRQKGDVERYYAKPGDDAKGLPVIVLVDSGSASASEIVAGALQDQHRALVMGERSFGKGSVQTMLPLSNTTALKLTTARYYTPSGRSVQEGGIEPDIRVPQISDPDYKNRPKFRESDLRRHLINEIKVDDKTLEEDTKEDPRFAMSAEELKKKGIEDFQLDYALRTIGRLAAKPGAMVAQAAPAPTPASSPKPAARKPATH from the coding sequence ATGAAGACCGCTTTCCTGCAGGGCGCCGTTGCGCTCGGCGCCATTGCCCTCATTCCCGCCACCACCGCCGCACTCGCGGATGCGGAGGGCAGCAGTTACAAGGCGCTCGACGAATTCATGGACGTGTTTCAGAAAGTCCGCACCGACTATGTCGAAAAGGTCGACGATGAAAAGCTGATCAAGGGCGCGATTGACGGCATGCTCGCCAGCCTCGATCCGCACAGCAGCTTCCTTGATGCGCGCGATTTCCAGAATCTGCGGACCCAGACAGAGGGCAGCTATGGCGGCCTTGGCCTGTCGGTCACGCAGGAGGATGGCGCGGTCAAGGTGATCGCCCCGACCCAGGATACGCCCGCCTATCGCGCGGGCATCAAGTCGGGCGATTATATTACCCATCTGGACGGCCAGCTCATCTATGGCGGCACGCTGGACGAGGCGGTCGACAAGATGCGCGGCGCGCCCGGCACGTCGATCAAGCTGACCATCGTGCGCACCGGCCGCGACAAGCCGATCGAACTGACCCTCACGCGCGAGATCATCCAGATCAAGCCGGTGAAATGGGAAGTGAAGAACGGCATCGGCGTCATCAACATCGTCAGCTTCTCCGCCAATACCGGCGCGGACGTGAAGTCGGCGATCCGCAGCATCGACAAGTCGCTGGGCCACAAGCCGACCGGCTATATACTCGACCTGCGCTCCAACCCCGGCGGCCTGCTGGACGAGGCGGTGACGACCAGCGACGTATTCCTGGAACGCGGCGAAATCGTATCGCAGCGCGGCCGCCAGAAGGGCGATGTGGAACGCTATTATGCCAAGCCCGGCGACGATGCGAAGGGCCTGCCGGTCATTGTGCTGGTCGACAGTGGATCGGCGTCGGCGTCGGAGATCGTCGCGGGCGCGTTGCAGGACCAGCATCGCGCTCTGGTGATGGGCGAGCGCAGCTTCGGCAAGGGCAGCGTGCAGACCATGTTGCCGCTCAGCAATACCACGGCGCTCAAGCTGACGACCGCGCGTTACTATACGCCATCGGGCCGCTCGGTGCAGGAGGGCGGGATCGAGCCGGACATTCGTGTGCCGCAGATTTCCGACCCCGATTACAAGAACCGGCCTAAATTCCGCGAAAGCGACCTGCGCCGCCACCTCATCAACGAGATAAAGGTGGATGACAAAACGCTGGAAGAGGACACGAAGGAAGACCCCCGCTTCGCCATGTCAGCGGAGGAGCTGAAGAAGAAGGGAATTGAGGACTTCCAGCTCGACTATGCGCTGAGGACGATCGGGCGGCTGGCGGCCAAGCCCGGCGCCATGGTGGCCCAAGCCGCGCCGGCTCCCACACCGGCATCCTCGCCCAAGCCCGCGGCGCGCAAGCCCGCGACGCATTGA
- a CDS encoding disulfide bond formation protein B, which yields MKPLVLARALALATPLVLLGGAYAFQYLGRLHPCEMCWWQRYPHMVAIPLALMAYAAQSQRRISGLFTGLAAGAIAISGLIGLFHAGVEYGWWEGLTACSTALGSGGGDILKSIMAAPITRCDVAPWSLLGISMAGYNGLLSVGAAIAIFVLLGKRSRA from the coding sequence ATGAAGCCTCTTGTTCTGGCCCGCGCGCTAGCGCTGGCGACACCGCTGGTCCTGCTGGGCGGCGCTTACGCCTTCCAATATCTGGGCAGGCTGCATCCGTGCGAGATGTGCTGGTGGCAACGCTATCCGCATATGGTGGCGATCCCGTTGGCGCTGATGGCCTATGCCGCCCAGTCACAACGACGGATCAGCGGACTATTCACCGGATTGGCGGCGGGCGCCATCGCCATCAGCGGCCTCATCGGCCTGTTTCATGCCGGGGTCGAATATGGCTGGTGGGAAGGGTTGACCGCCTGTTCGACCGCCCTTGGCAGCGGCGGCGGCGATATTCTTAAGTCGATCATGGCCGCACCCATCACCCGATGCGATGTCGCCCCCTGGTCGCTGCTGGGCATTTCGATGGCCGGCTATAATGGCCTCTTGTCGGTCGGCGCGGCGATCGCCATCTTTGTCCTGCTGGGCAAGAGGAGCCGCGCATGA
- a CDS encoding demethoxyubiquinone hydroxylase family protein encodes MNRKPKDFPCPGKRADTVDRASMLRVDQAGEYGATRIYAGQLAVMGDRHPFGRIIAGMAAQEERHRQHFDAMLTARGVRPTALQPIWNVAGFALGAVTAAIGPKAAMACTAAIETEIDRHYEEQLHALGNQDPELSESIADFQAEEVEHREAALAHGAEQAPAYPLLSGAIRLGCRAAIALSKRI; translated from the coding sequence ATGAACAGGAAACCCAAGGATTTCCCGTGCCCCGGAAAACGGGCCGACACCGTGGATCGCGCCTCCATGCTGCGCGTCGATCAGGCGGGCGAATATGGCGCGACGCGCATCTATGCCGGGCAACTGGCGGTGATGGGCGACCGGCATCCCTTTGGCCGCATCATCGCGGGCATGGCGGCGCAGGAAGAGCGGCACCGTCAGCATTTCGATGCGATGCTGACAGCGCGTGGCGTGCGCCCGACCGCTCTGCAACCGATCTGGAATGTTGCGGGCTTCGCGCTGGGCGCGGTGACGGCGGCGATCGGTCCGAAGGCGGCGATGGCCTGCACCGCCGCGATCGAAACCGAAATCGACCGCCACTATGAAGAGCAATTGCACGCACTGGGCAACCAGGACCCGGAACTAAGCGAGAGCATCGCGGATTTCCAGGCAGAGGAGGTCGAGCATCGTGAAGCCGCCCTTGCCCATGGAGCGGAACAGGCGCCCGCCTATCCGCTGCTGTCAGGTGCGATCCGTCTGGGCTGCCGCGCTGCCATCGCGCTGTCGAAGCGTATTTGA